From a region of the Panicum virgatum strain AP13 chromosome 2K, P.virgatum_v5, whole genome shotgun sequence genome:
- the LOC120660324 gene encoding uncharacterized protein LOC120660324 isoform X2, whose translation MPLYKALFILTSPPAFSHPKDGERERERVSQMNILLAAVLGELTTRSINFLIENSFKTTAPGVEDRLRRILLRAQVIVDEAMGRQITDRGVLQQLDMLRDAMHHSYYILDTFRYQSNSEEETKGQVLSKSLYLLKVINSLQGLCSSSRSSQISEQLQKSLDDLSSMINDMEEIVVFLMSYPRIYRQPYSMHLLVENCMFGRQMETELVISFLLHTQPHAPKELEVLPIVGPGVDLAALKEGYVTEHRNHGSNSNGRRLLIVVELVGTLTEDVWNRLYSASIQHVPSGSKIIVTSRSDEIIKFGTTRPLSLKYLSHEAFWYFFKMLTFGSMDPEMHPRLARMAMEIAGMMNGCFIGAHVVGCLLRGNIDFHFWCKVLAFLRGNIKKHVSKFGLHPLDLINEKKPAHLGRMFIPSEDFVVHHEYQRSSQEDVPKIRMQDVIYGGVKAHGKFEALAWRSQIPPYHSYVTVCEIRRLKTAGTKRKRPMKNGVTLY comes from the exons ATGCCATTGTACAAAGCACTGTTCATTCTCACATCCCCTCCTGCATTTTCTCATCCAAAggacg gagagagagagagagagagagtctcccAAATGAATATTCTCCTTGCTGCTGTTCTAGGCGAGCTGACAACAAGATCCATAAACTTCCTTATCGAAAATAGCTTCAAGACAACAGCACCGGGCGTGGAGGATCGCCTCCGCAGGATCCTGCTCCGGGCACAGGTCATCGTCGATGAGGCCATGGGACGGCAGATCACAGACCGAGGTGTTCTCCAGCAGCTGGACATGCTCAGAGACGCCATGCACCACAGCTATTACATCCTCGACACCTTCAGATACCAATCTAACAGCGAAGAGGAGACCAAAGGTCAGGTCCTGAGCAAGTCTTTATATCTTTTGAAAGTAATAAATTCTCTACAAGGCTTGTGTTCATCCAGTAGAAGCTCACAGATTTCTGAACAGCTGCAAAAGTCGCTTGATGATTTAAGCTCCATGATCAATGATATGGAGGAGATAGTCGTGTTCTTGATGAGCTATCCACGCATATACCGCCAACCTTATAGCATGCATCTCCTGGTGGAAAATTGCATGTTTGGGCGCCAGATGGAAACTGAACTTGTCATCAGCTTCCTATTGCACACACAACCTCATGCTCCTAAAGAACTAGAGGTCCTGCCAATCGTTGGTCCCG GTGTTGACCTTGCTGCGCTCAAAGAAGGATATGTAACGGAACATCGAAATCATGGATCAAATTCAAACGGAAGAAGATTACTTATTGTTGTTGAGTTAGTTGGCACTCTCACCGAAGATGTATGGAATAGGTTGTACTCTGCTTCTATACAGCATGTACCAAGCGGTAGTAAAATCATTGTCACAAGCCGGTCCGACGAAATCATAAAGTTTGGAACAACCCGGCCACTAAGTCTGAAGTATCTGTCCCATGAAGCATTTTGGTATTTCTTTAAGATGCTCACATTTGGAAGCATGGATCCGGAGATGCATCCAAGGCTTGCCCGCATGGCCATGGAGATAGCCGGGATGATGAATGGGTGCTTCATTGGTGCACATGTGGTCGGTTGTTTGCTGAGGGGCAACATTGATTTCCACTTTTGGTGCAAGGTTTTGGCCTTCTTGAGAGGAAATATCAAGAAGCATGTCTCTAAATTTGGTTTGCATCCACTTGATCTTATAAATGAGAAgaagcctgcacatcttgggaGAATGTTTAtaccttctgaagattttgtGGTTCATCATGAGTACCAACGCTCTTCACAAGAGGATGTTCCCAAGATAAGAATGCAAGATGTGATTTATGGAGGTGTCAAGGCTCATGGGAAATTTGAGGCCCTAGCATGGAGGTCTCAAATACCGCCCTACCATAGCTATGTAACTGTATGTGAGATTCGAAGGCTAAAAACTGCGGGTACAAAGAGGAAGCGTCCCATGAAAAACGGAGTCACGCTTTATTAA
- the LOC120660324 gene encoding putative disease resistance protein RGA1 isoform X1, with translation MPLYKALFILTSPPAFSHPKDGERERERVSQMNILLAAVLGELTTRSINFLIENSFKTTAPGVEDRLRRILLRAQVIVDEAMGRQITDRGVLQQLDMLRDAMHHSYYILDTFRYQSNSEEETKGQVLSKSLYLLKVINSLQGLCSSSRSSQISEQLQKSLDDLSSMINDMEEIVVFLMSYPRIYRQPYSMHLLVENCMFGRQMETELVISFLLHTQPHAPKELEVLPIVGPGKVGKTTLVAHVCEDARVRDHFSEILFLHGHDLTGVDLAALKEGYVTEHRNHGSNSNGRRLLIVVELVGTLTEDVWNRLYSASIQHVPSGSKIIVTSRSDEIIKFGTTRPLSLKYLSHEAFWYFFKMLTFGSMDPEMHPRLARMAMEIAGMMNGCFIGAHVVGCLLRGNIDFHFWCKVLAFLRGNIKKHVSKFGLHPLDLINEKKPAHLGRMFIPSEDFVVHHEYQRSSQEDVPKIRMQDVIYGGVKAHGKFEALAWRSQIPPYHSYVTVCEIRRLKTAGTKRKRPMKNGVTLY, from the exons ATGCCATTGTACAAAGCACTGTTCATTCTCACATCCCCTCCTGCATTTTCTCATCCAAAggacg gagagagagagagagagagagtctcccAAATGAATATTCTCCTTGCTGCTGTTCTAGGCGAGCTGACAACAAGATCCATAAACTTCCTTATCGAAAATAGCTTCAAGACAACAGCACCGGGCGTGGAGGATCGCCTCCGCAGGATCCTGCTCCGGGCACAGGTCATCGTCGATGAGGCCATGGGACGGCAGATCACAGACCGAGGTGTTCTCCAGCAGCTGGACATGCTCAGAGACGCCATGCACCACAGCTATTACATCCTCGACACCTTCAGATACCAATCTAACAGCGAAGAGGAGACCAAAGGTCAGGTCCTGAGCAAGTCTTTATATCTTTTGAAAGTAATAAATTCTCTACAAGGCTTGTGTTCATCCAGTAGAAGCTCACAGATTTCTGAACAGCTGCAAAAGTCGCTTGATGATTTAAGCTCCATGATCAATGATATGGAGGAGATAGTCGTGTTCTTGATGAGCTATCCACGCATATACCGCCAACCTTATAGCATGCATCTCCTGGTGGAAAATTGCATGTTTGGGCGCCAGATGGAAACTGAACTTGTCATCAGCTTCCTATTGCACACACAACCTCATGCTCCTAAAGAACTAGAGGTCCTGCCAATCGTTGGTCCCGGTAAAGTTGGCAAGACCACCCTTGTTGCTCATGTTTGTGAAGATGCAAGGGTCCGTGACCATTTCTCAGAAATACTTTTCTTGCACGGCCATGACCTCACAGGTGTTGACCTTGCTGCGCTCAAAGAAGGATATGTAACGGAACATCGAAATCATGGATCAAATTCAAACGGAAGAAGATTACTTATTGTTGTTGAGTTAGTTGGCACTCTCACCGAAGATGTATGGAATAGGTTGTACTCTGCTTCTATACAGCATGTACCAAGCGGTAGTAAAATCATTGTCACAAGCCGGTCCGACGAAATCATAAAGTTTGGAACAACCCGGCCACTAAGTCTGAAGTATCTGTCCCATGAAGCATTTTGGTATTTCTTTAAGATGCTCACATTTGGAAGCATGGATCCGGAGATGCATCCAAGGCTTGCCCGCATGGCCATGGAGATAGCCGGGATGATGAATGGGTGCTTCATTGGTGCACATGTGGTCGGTTGTTTGCTGAGGGGCAACATTGATTTCCACTTTTGGTGCAAGGTTTTGGCCTTCTTGAGAGGAAATATCAAGAAGCATGTCTCTAAATTTGGTTTGCATCCACTTGATCTTATAAATGAGAAgaagcctgcacatcttgggaGAATGTTTAtaccttctgaagattttgtGGTTCATCATGAGTACCAACGCTCTTCACAAGAGGATGTTCCCAAGATAAGAATGCAAGATGTGATTTATGGAGGTGTCAAGGCTCATGGGAAATTTGAGGCCCTAGCATGGAGGTCTCAAATACCGCCCTACCATAGCTATGTAACTGTATGTGAGATTCGAAGGCTAAAAACTGCGGGTACAAAGAGGAAGCGTCCCATGAAAAACGGAGTCACGCTTTATTAA
- the LOC120660324 gene encoding putative disease resistance protein RGA1 isoform X3 has product MRPWDGRSQTEVFSSSWTCSETPCTTAITSSTPSDTNLTAKRRPKLQKSLDDLSSMINDMEEIVVFLMSYPRIYRQPYSMHLLVENCMFGRQMETELVISFLLHTQPHAPKELEVLPIVGPGKVGKTTLVAHVCEDARVRDHFSEILFLHGHDLTGVDLAALKEGYVTEHRNHGSNSNGRRLLIVVELVGTLTEDVWNRLYSASIQHVPSGSKIIVTSRSDEIIKFGTTRPLSLKYLSHEAFWYFFKMLTFGSMDPEMHPRLARMAMEIAGMMNGCFIGAHVVGCLLRGNIDFHFWCKVLAFLRGNIKKHVSKFGLHPLDLINEKKPAHLGRMFIPSEDFVVHHEYQRSSQEDVPKIRMQDVIYGGVKAHGKFEALAWRSQIPPYHSYVTVCEIRRLKTAGTKRKRPMKNGVTLY; this is encoded by the exons ATGAGGCCATGGGACGGCAGATCACAGACCGAGGTGTTCTCCAGCAGCTGGACATGCTCAGAGACGCCATGCACCACAGCTATTACATCCTCGACACCTTCAGATACCAATCTAACAGCGAAGAGGAGACCAAAG CTGCAAAAGTCGCTTGATGATTTAAGCTCCATGATCAATGATATGGAGGAGATAGTCGTGTTCTTGATGAGCTATCCACGCATATACCGCCAACCTTATAGCATGCATCTCCTGGTGGAAAATTGCATGTTTGGGCGCCAGATGGAAACTGAACTTGTCATCAGCTTCCTATTGCACACACAACCTCATGCTCCTAAAGAACTAGAGGTCCTGCCAATCGTTGGTCCCGGTAAAGTTGGCAAGACCACCCTTGTTGCTCATGTTTGTGAAGATGCAAGGGTCCGTGACCATTTCTCAGAAATACTTTTCTTGCACGGCCATGACCTCACAGGTGTTGACCTTGCTGCGCTCAAAGAAGGATATGTAACGGAACATCGAAATCATGGATCAAATTCAAACGGAAGAAGATTACTTATTGTTGTTGAGTTAGTTGGCACTCTCACCGAAGATGTATGGAATAGGTTGTACTCTGCTTCTATACAGCATGTACCAAGCGGTAGTAAAATCATTGTCACAAGCCGGTCCGACGAAATCATAAAGTTTGGAACAACCCGGCCACTAAGTCTGAAGTATCTGTCCCATGAAGCATTTTGGTATTTCTTTAAGATGCTCACATTTGGAAGCATGGATCCGGAGATGCATCCAAGGCTTGCCCGCATGGCCATGGAGATAGCCGGGATGATGAATGGGTGCTTCATTGGTGCACATGTGGTCGGTTGTTTGCTGAGGGGCAACATTGATTTCCACTTTTGGTGCAAGGTTTTGGCCTTCTTGAGAGGAAATATCAAGAAGCATGTCTCTAAATTTGGTTTGCATCCACTTGATCTTATAAATGAGAAgaagcctgcacatcttgggaGAATGTTTAtaccttctgaagattttgtGGTTCATCATGAGTACCAACGCTCTTCACAAGAGGATGTTCCCAAGATAAGAATGCAAGATGTGATTTATGGAGGTGTCAAGGCTCATGGGAAATTTGAGGCCCTAGCATGGAGGTCTCAAATACCGCCCTACCATAGCTATGTAACTGTATGTGAGATTCGAAGGCTAAAAACTGCGGGTACAAAGAGGAAGCGTCCCATGAAAAACGGAGTCACGCTTTATTAA